One genomic region from Epinephelus fuscoguttatus linkage group LG8, E.fuscoguttatus.final_Chr_v1 encodes:
- the LOC125893919 gene encoding uncharacterized protein LOC125893919 isoform X2, with protein sequence MEFRMYRLNPDCWLRSPRPPLCLLPQHSGSHASATLSHQEEEEEEEHPAACCYNTGCDDIISQAADAQRCTSKPPAHSGIPSSSGLAGQVHGAPSSQQHKTVISADGGDLSRHFTGGCCWEGAGMETQGCVCACGWKEPEGFGPCWPGSPYIYYGVRRNLVVGVEVVEEVAVEDTLEVIGHLHR encoded by the exons ATGGAGTTTAGGATGTACAGGCTGAATCCTGACTGCTGGCTGAGGTCGCCCAGacctcctctgtgtctccttcCTCAACATTCAGGGAGCCATGCTTCAGCCACGCTGAGCCAccaagaagaggaggaggaagaggagcaccCTGCTGCTTGCTGCTACAATACAG gttgtgatgacatcatcagtcaggCTGCTGATGCTCAGCGGTGCACCTCCAAACCTCCCGCCCACTCAGGGATCCCCAGCAGCTCCGGCCTGGCAGGGCAAGTTCATGGTGCTCCTTCTTCACAGCAGCATAAAACAGTAATCAGTGCTGATGGGGGAGACTTGTCGCGACATTTCACTGGTGGTTGTTGCTGGGAGGGTGCGGGGATGGAGACCCAGGgatgtgtatgtgcgtgtgggTGGAAGGAACCAGAAGGTTTTGGTCCCTGCTGGCCTGGATCTCCATATATCTACTATGGAG TGAGGAGGAACCTGGTGGTGGgagtggaggtggtggaggaggtcgCTGTTGAAGACACTCTAGAAGTAAT AGGACATTTACACAGATGA
- the snrnp48 gene encoding U11/U12 small nuclear ribonucleoprotein 48 kDa protein, with the protein MSDLLHTETLQDRLERLRELTEFTENCKKQLNDIFETLGWSLDFKDSSQEAMEQCPYDPNHRVPVRTMEKHKASCSLRKMGYTAEEQAEMFDPSVCYENSGVKSFVMDKSTQHQVILQARSAAPLMRMEGVFWQGQYSGQPVDVPQNHKRTVCDLTVADRLALYDHVVGVLSQQKEAASASNEDLYVDLVSKLQKDEEQNEPKTHLELMAEMRDYKRRRQSYRAKNVHITKKSYTEVIREVIHVHSDELARQWREEEEESEPARSELSSHRRRPSERRSASSESRHSHSRRHRSRERSQDRESKKKRKKRERDSRSPDDHHHERKKKKKKKKEEK; encoded by the exons ATGTCGGACTTATTACACACGGAGACTCTTCAGGATCGACTGGAGCGTCTGCGGGAGCTGACAGAGTTCACAGAAAACTGCAAAAAGCAGCTAAACGATATATTTGAAACGCTGGGATGGTCGCTGGACTTCAAGGACTCGAGCCAG GAAGCAATGGAGCAGTGTCCCTACGACCCCAACCACAGAGTCCCGGTCAGAACCATGGAGAAACACAAAGCCTCCTGTAGCCTCCGAAAGATGGGCTACACAGCTGAGGAGCAG GCGGAGATGTTCGACCCTTCTGTGTGTTATGAGAACAGTGGTGTCAAAAGCTTCGTAATGg ACAAATCCACTCAGCACCAGGTGATTCTGCAGGCGAGATCTGCTGCACCTCTCATGAGGATGGAGGGAGTCTTCTGGCAAG GTCAGTACTCCGGCCAGCCCGTTGACGTGCCTCAGAACCACAAGCGCACAGTGTGTGACCTCACTGTGGCCGACCGATTGGCTCTTTACGATCATGTGGTTGGCGTCCTTAGCCAACAGAAGGAAGCGGCTTCCGCGAGCAACGAGGATCTCTACGTAGATTTGGTTTCCAAACTTCAGAAGG atgAAGAACAGAACGAACCAAAGACTCACCTGGAGCTGATGGCAGAGATGAGAGACTACAAGAGGCGGCGTCAGTCGTATCGAGCCAAGAACGTTCATATCACTAAAAAGTCCTACACTGAG GTAATCAGAGAAGTGATCCACGTCCACTCAGACGAGCTTGCCAGACagtggagagaggaagaggaagagtcGGAGCCAGCAAGATCTGAACTGTCCTCCCACAG GCGTCGACCAAGTGAGAGGCGATCGGCGTCGTCAGAGTCTCGTCACTCCCACAGTAGACGTCATCGCAGCCGTGAACGAAGccaagacagagagagcaagaaaaagaggaagaagagggagag GGATTCCCGCTCCCCTGATGACCACCACCacgagagaaagaagaagaaaaagaagaagaaagaggagaagtaA
- the LOC125893919 gene encoding uncharacterized protein LOC125893919 isoform X1 — MEFRMYRLNPDCWLRSPRPPLCLLPQHSGSHASATLSHQEEEEEEEHPAACCYNTGCDDIISQAADAQRCTSKPPAHSGIPSSSGLAGQVHGAPSSQQHKTVISADGGDLSRHFTGGCCWEGAGMETQGCVCACGWKEPEGFGPCWPGSPYIYYGVRRNLVVGVEVVEEVAVEDTLEVITEDIYTDDLLHPELLQDAQLYPT, encoded by the exons ATGGAGTTTAGGATGTACAGGCTGAATCCTGACTGCTGGCTGAGGTCGCCCAGacctcctctgtgtctccttcCTCAACATTCAGGGAGCCATGCTTCAGCCACGCTGAGCCAccaagaagaggaggaggaagaggagcaccCTGCTGCTTGCTGCTACAATACAG gttgtgatgacatcatcagtcaggCTGCTGATGCTCAGCGGTGCACCTCCAAACCTCCCGCCCACTCAGGGATCCCCAGCAGCTCCGGCCTGGCAGGGCAAGTTCATGGTGCTCCTTCTTCACAGCAGCATAAAACAGTAATCAGTGCTGATGGGGGAGACTTGTCGCGACATTTCACTGGTGGTTGTTGCTGGGAGGGTGCGGGGATGGAGACCCAGGgatgtgtatgtgcgtgtgggTGGAAGGAACCAGAAGGTTTTGGTCCCTGCTGGCCTGGATCTCCATATATCTACTATGGAG TGAGGAGGAACCTGGTGGTGGgagtggaggtggtggaggaggtcgCTGTTGAAGACACTCTAGAAGTAAT aaCAGAGGACATTTACACAGATGATCTGCTGCATCCTGAGCTACTGCAAGACGCCCAGCTGTACCCCACATGA
- the sri gene encoding sorcin gives MAYQGYGAPPGGYGGPPGGYGAPPGGYGGPPGGVAQDPLYGYFSAVAGQDGQISADELQRCLTQSGISGSYKPFCLETCRLMISMLDRDYSNSMGFNEFKELSQVLNGWRNTFASYDRDRSGTVEGQELQQALSTMGFNLSPQAMNVLMKRYSSNGRIAFDDFISCCVKLRALTDQFQRRDTTRNGQATFQYDDFIQVTMSI, from the exons ATGGCCTACCAAGGATACGGTGCTCCCCCCGGTGGATATGGTGGACCCCCAGGTGGATACGGTGCTCCCCCCGGTGGATACGGCGGTCCCCCCGGTGGAGTCGCG caggaTCCTCTCTACGGATATTTTTCAGCTGTGGCTGGACAG GATGGACAGATCTCAGCAGACGAGCTGCAGCGCTGCCTCACACAGTCCGGCATCTCTGGATCGTACAAAC CCTTCTGCCTGGAGACCTGCAGACTGATGATCAGCATGTTGGAT AGGGACTATTCCAACAGCATGGGCTTCAATGAGTTCAAGGAACTGTCTCAGGTTCTGAACGGCTGGAGGAACACCTTCGCATCCTACGACCGGGACCGCAGTGGGACTGTGGAGGGCCAGGAGCTGCAGCAGGCCCTCAGCACCATGG GTTTTAATCTGAGCCCTCAGGCCATGAACGTCCTCATGAAGCGCTACAGCTCCAACGGCAGAATCGCCTTTGATGATTTCATCAGCTGTTGTGTGAAACTCCGCGCGCTGACAG aTCAGTTCCAAAGGAGGGACACAACCCGAAATGGCCAGGCCACATTTCAGTACGATGAT tTTATCCAGGTCACCATGAGCATATGA